In Neorhizobium sp. NCHU2750, a single genomic region encodes these proteins:
- the urtB gene encoding urea ABC transporter permease subunit UrtB yields MKNTRIFQAILFLILSVFAASAFAQGADPKPLIDQLGKADFNQAETIVNQIAATGDTRVVPALQAFSDGDLYVRKADGAVFIGKSSDAGYDLTDPLTGAAAGEAGRSAVTKVKVNNNLRRIIRSALGGLTLMSPDRSVRLSAADAILKSPSAENLELVEAALAKETDPEVKAEMQEARAVSLLSSDRPVDQKKDAIATIKAMGGRDAIAILNSASGSIDPSLKGEIDAAVKSINDTLALWDMVQNIWYGLSLGSVLLLAGIGLAITFGVMGIINMAHGEMVMIGAYSTYVVQEVIRNNAPELFDWSLAIALPVAFVVTGAIGFVLERAIIRFLYGRPLETLLATWGVSLILQQLVRTIFGPTNQEVGNPSWMSGSFALGGMTITWNRMWIILFSLAIFFALLFVMKKSAYGLNMRAVTQNRRMASSMGIRTPLVDALTFALGSGIAGIAGVALSQIDNVSPNLGQSYIIDSFMVVVFGGVGNLWGTLVGALSLGVLNKFLEPWTGAVLGKILVLVLIIIFIQKRPRGLFALKGRAVEA; encoded by the coding sequence ATGAAGAATACCCGTATATTCCAAGCAATTCTGTTTCTCATTCTTTCGGTATTCGCTGCGTCGGCCTTCGCGCAGGGTGCGGATCCGAAGCCGCTGATCGACCAGCTCGGCAAGGCCGACTTCAATCAGGCGGAAACCATCGTCAACCAGATTGCCGCGACCGGCGACACGCGTGTCGTACCGGCGCTGCAGGCGTTTTCGGATGGCGATCTCTATGTCCGCAAGGCCGATGGCGCCGTGTTCATCGGCAAGTCGTCGGATGCGGGTTACGATCTCACCGATCCGTTGACGGGGGCCGCTGCCGGTGAGGCCGGGCGCAGCGCCGTCACCAAGGTCAAGGTCAACAACAATCTGCGCCGCATCATCCGCTCGGCGCTGGGCGGGCTGACATTGATGAGCCCGGATCGCAGCGTGCGCCTTTCGGCGGCAGATGCGATCCTGAAGTCGCCGAGCGCAGAAAATCTCGAACTCGTCGAGGCAGCCCTTGCCAAGGAAACCGATCCGGAGGTGAAGGCCGAGATGCAGGAGGCGCGCGCCGTGTCGCTGCTCTCCTCCGACCGGCCCGTCGACCAGAAGAAGGATGCCATCGCGACGATCAAGGCGATGGGCGGGCGCGACGCGATCGCCATCCTGAATTCCGCCTCCGGCTCCATCGACCCGAGCCTCAAGGGCGAGATCGATGCGGCGGTGAAGTCGATCAACGACACGCTGGCGCTGTGGGACATGGTGCAGAACATCTGGTACGGGCTGTCGCTCGGCTCGGTTCTGCTGCTTGCCGGCATCGGCCTTGCCATCACCTTCGGCGTGATGGGCATCATCAACATGGCGCATGGCGAGATGGTGATGATCGGCGCCTATTCGACCTATGTCGTGCAGGAGGTCATCCGCAACAACGCGCCGGAACTGTTCGACTGGTCGCTTGCCATCGCGCTGCCGGTCGCTTTCGTCGTCACCGGCGCCATCGGCTTCGTGCTGGAACGGGCGATCATCCGCTTCCTCTATGGCCGGCCGTTGGAAACGCTGCTTGCCACCTGGGGCGTATCGCTCATCCTGCAACAGCTGGTGCGGACGATCTTCGGCCCCACCAACCAGGAAGTCGGCAATCCGTCCTGGATGTCCGGTTCGTTTGCGCTCGGCGGCATGACGATCACCTGGAACCGCATGTGGATCATCCTCTTCTCGCTGGCGATCTTCTTCGCGCTGCTGTTCGTGATGAAGAAGTCCGCCTATGGGCTCAACATGCGGGCCGTCACCCAGAACCGCCGCATGGCATCGTCCATGGGCATCCGCACGCCGCTCGTTGATGCGCTGACATTCGCGCTCGGTTCCGGCATTGCCGGCATTGCCGGGGTGGCGCTCAGCCAGATCGACAACGTCTCGCCGAACCTCGGCCAGAGCTACATCATCGACAGTTTCATGGTCGTGGTGTTCGGCGGCGTCGGCAATCTGTGGGGCACGCTGGTGGGCGCATTGTCGCTCGGGGTGCTCAACAAGTTCCTCGAACCCTGGACAGGCGCGGTGCTCGGCAAGATCCTGGTGCTGGTGCTCATCATCATCTTCATCCAGAAACGTCCGCGCGGCCTGTTCGCGCTCAAGGGAAGGGCGGTGGAAGCATGA
- the urtA gene encoding urea ABC transporter substrate-binding protein — MNFKAKLGGALLAAVMSTTAFHGAFAADDTIKVGILHSLSGTMAISETTLKDVMLMLIDEQNKKGGLLGKKLEPVVVDPASDWPLFAEKARELISKDHVAAVFGCWTSSSRKSVLPVFEELNSILFYPVQYEGEESSRNIFYTGAAPNQQAIPAVDYLMDTEGVKRFVLEGTDYVYPQTTNKILKAYLMSKGIKESDIMVNYTPFGFSDWQTEVSKIKAFGSTGVKTAVVSTVNGDANVPFYKELGNQGVKAEDIPVVAFSVGEEELSGMDTKPLVGHLAAWNYFESVDTPANAEFIKEWHAYTKNDKRTTNDPMEAAYIGFNAWVKAVEAAGTTDTDKVLDTIIGVSVPNLSGGTATVMPNHHITKPVLIGEIQADGQFDIVQQTPEVVGDEWSDYLPDSKNLISDWRKPMSCGNFNVATGKCGGKGM, encoded by the coding sequence ATGAACTTCAAGGCGAAACTCGGTGGCGCGCTTCTGGCCGCCGTAATGTCCACGACGGCTTTCCATGGCGCGTTTGCGGCCGACGACACGATCAAGGTCGGTATCCTGCACTCGCTTTCCGGCACGATGGCAATTTCCGAGACGACCCTCAAGGACGTCATGCTGATGCTCATCGACGAGCAGAACAAGAAGGGCGGTCTGCTGGGCAAGAAGCTCGAGCCGGTCGTCGTCGACCCGGCTTCCGACTGGCCGCTGTTTGCCGAAAAGGCGCGCGAGCTGATCTCCAAGGACCATGTCGCGGCCGTATTCGGCTGCTGGACGTCGTCCTCGCGCAAGTCCGTCCTGCCGGTCTTCGAGGAACTGAACTCGATCCTGTTCTACCCGGTCCAGTACGAGGGTGAGGAATCCTCGCGCAACATCTTCTATACCGGTGCTGCTCCGAACCAGCAGGCCATCCCGGCCGTCGACTACCTGATGGACACCGAAGGCGTGAAGCGCTTCGTGCTCGAAGGTACCGACTATGTCTATCCGCAGACGACCAACAAGATCCTGAAGGCCTACCTGATGTCGAAGGGCATCAAGGAAAGCGACATCATGGTCAACTACACGCCGTTCGGCTTCTCCGACTGGCAGACCGAAGTGTCGAAGATCAAGGCATTTGGCTCCACAGGCGTAAAGACCGCCGTCGTCTCGACCGTCAACGGTGACGCCAACGTGCCGTTCTACAAGGAACTCGGCAACCAGGGCGTCAAGGCCGAAGACATTCCGGTCGTCGCCTTCTCGGTCGGCGAAGAAGAACTGTCGGGCATGGATACCAAGCCGCTCGTCGGCCACCTTGCCGCCTGGAACTATTTCGAAAGCGTCGATACGCCTGCCAATGCCGAGTTCATCAAGGAATGGCACGCCTATACGAAGAACGACAAGCGCACGACCAACGACCCGATGGAAGCTGCTTATATCGGCTTCAATGCCTGGGTGAAGGCCGTCGAAGCTGCCGGCACGACCGATACCGACAAGGTTCTCGACACGATCATCGGCGTTTCCGTTCCGAACCTGTCGGGCGGCACTGCCACCGTCATGCCGAACCATCACATCACCAAGCCCGTCCTGATCGGCGAAATCCAGGCCGATGGCCAGTTCGACATCGTGCAGCAGACGCCTGAAGTCGTCGGTGACGAGTGGTCGGACTACCTGCCGGATAGCAAGAACCTGATCTCCGACTGGCGCAAGCCAATGTCCTGCGGCAACTTCAACGTTGCCACCGGCAAGTGCGGCGGCAAGGGCATGTAA
- a CDS encoding DUF1194 domain-containing protein → MSRLAKAAPLALLFLACGNAGAEPLVCADMALVLAIDGSGSVTDAEYQFQKSAFAAAFRDDGIKSVLREAGTVMLTAVFWGDGEFPTQNLDWFVVHRGTGADTFADMVEIAERRVFGDTDIGSGLWVALDLLSEPKVCARRSIINLSGDGRETVAPKRRQRATLLQARQRAIRQGVTINALAITSDDPDLRAYYARNVVRGTGGFTMEVEDPADYATAIRSKLLRELSPRYVASLAAVEPARR, encoded by the coding sequence ATGTCTCGATTGGCGAAGGCGGCGCCGCTGGCGTTGCTATTCCTTGCCTGCGGGAATGCGGGGGCCGAGCCGCTTGTCTGCGCCGACATGGCGCTGGTTCTGGCGATAGACGGCTCCGGCAGCGTGACGGACGCGGAATACCAGTTCCAGAAATCGGCCTTTGCCGCAGCCTTTCGCGACGACGGGATCAAATCGGTTCTGCGCGAGGCCGGCACCGTCATGCTCACCGCCGTCTTCTGGGGCGACGGTGAATTCCCGACACAGAATCTGGACTGGTTCGTGGTCCATCGTGGAACGGGCGCGGATACATTTGCCGACATGGTGGAGATCGCCGAAAGGCGTGTCTTCGGGGATACCGATATCGGCAGCGGTCTGTGGGTCGCTCTCGACCTGCTGTCAGAACCGAAGGTCTGTGCACGCCGTTCGATCATCAATCTGTCCGGCGACGGGCGCGAGACAGTGGCTCCCAAGCGGCGCCAGCGCGCGACGCTTCTTCAGGCGAGGCAACGCGCAATCCGGCAGGGCGTCACGATCAATGCGCTCGCCATCACCAGCGACGATCCGGATCTGCGCGCCTATTACGCCCGAAACGTCGTGCGCGGCACCGGCGGCTTTACCATGGAAGTCGAGGATCCCGCCGATTACGCCACGGCGATCCGCAGCAAGCTGCTGAGAGAACTGTCGCCCCGCTATGTCGCCAGCCTCGCTGCGGTGGAACCCGCGCGCCGATAA
- a CDS encoding TetR/AcrR family transcriptional regulator, producing MTQAHERRKQPEIVRRALLDCAAKISLDQGLPAVTLQAVADAANVTKGGLLHHFPSKQALLKGVFEDLLQRLDAEIDELMAKDEEPYGRFTRAYIRAFAKTDSGTEGDDGEDPWNALPLSSLTDPEMKAMWSNWYAARLARHAGTDAGATLSLARYTADGIWLAGLLDYAGVETTDRTEMLDKLIALTRKEKT from the coding sequence ATGACTCAGGCCCATGAACGCAGGAAGCAACCCGAGATCGTCCGCCGAGCGCTGCTCGATTGTGCGGCGAAGATCTCGCTCGACCAGGGCCTGCCGGCCGTGACGCTGCAGGCGGTGGCGGATGCCGCCAATGTCACCAAGGGTGGCCTGCTGCATCACTTCCCCAGCAAGCAGGCGCTGCTCAAGGGCGTATTCGAGGACCTGCTGCAACGGCTCGATGCCGAGATTGATGAATTGATGGCGAAAGATGAAGAGCCGTATGGCCGCTTCACCCGCGCCTATATCCGCGCCTTCGCCAAAACGGATAGCGGAACGGAAGGCGACGATGGCGAAGATCCATGGAATGCCCTCCCCCTCTCCTCGCTCACCGATCCCGAGATGAAGGCCATGTGGTCCAACTGGTACGCCGCCCGCCTCGCCCGCCATGCCGGGACGGATGCCGGCGCAACGCTCAGCCTCGCACGCTACACCGCCGATGGTATCTGGCTCGCCGGCCTCCTCGACTATGCCGGCGTCGAGACCACCGATCGCACCGAAATGCTGGACAAGCTGATTGCACTGACCCGGAAGGAAAAAACGTGA
- a CDS encoding multidrug efflux SMR transporter yields MNPALVTYGSLLIAITLEVCGTTLLQQSQQFTRPIPTLGMGLCYAAAFYFLTIVLRTMPVGIAYAIWSGLGVVLISAVGVFVFRQSLDLAAMIGLGLIIAGVAVVNLFSSSISH; encoded by the coding sequence GTGAACCCCGCCCTCGTCACCTATGGTTCGCTGCTGATTGCGATCACGCTCGAGGTCTGCGGCACGACGCTCCTGCAGCAGAGCCAGCAATTCACCCGGCCGATACCGACGCTCGGCATGGGCCTCTGCTATGCGGCCGCCTTCTATTTCCTCACCATCGTGCTGCGCACCATGCCGGTCGGCATCGCCTATGCCATCTGGAGCGGCCTCGGCGTGGTGCTGATCTCGGCAGTCGGCGTCTTCGTCTTCCGCCAGTCGCTGGATCTCGCCGCCATGATCGGCCTTGGCCTGATCATCGCCGGCGTTGCCGTCGTCAACCTGTTCTCCAGCAGCATTTCTCACTGA